The Chryseobacterium phocaeense genome includes the window ACTGGAACTGAAAGCTTCAAAGCTGGATGTAGAAGCTGCAAGAAAAGAATTTTATCCGTCACTGGAAATTTCAGCAACCTTAGGATTAGAGGCATTTAAACCCTCTTATCTGGTTAAGATGCCGGAATCCATCGCTTATAATTTAGCCGGTGAACTGGCAGGTCCGCTGATCAATAAAAGTGCTATCAAAGCGAACTTCCAGACTGCAGATGCCAAACAGATCCAGTCGCTGTATGAATATGATAAAACGATCTTACATGCGTATCTGGATGTTGCCAATTTAATGTCGAAAGTGAAAAATATCGATCAGTACTATCAGATGAAATCGCAGGAAACCAAAGCGCTTGAACAATCTATTGATATTGCAAACCAGTTGTTCAGGAATTCTAGAGCAGATTATCTTGAAGTTCTTCTGAACCAGAGAGATGCGCTGGATGCGAAGATTGAACTCATTGAAGCTAAACAGAAACAGCTGAGTACGGTGGTAGATATTTACAAAAGCTTAGGTGGCGGCTGGAAGTAAGACATCATAATTCTATCAATATAAACAGTTAATGTTTTGGCTGATCCTTTCGGGGATCGGCTCTTTTTATTTTTATGCGTCAAGTTCTGTCGTGTCATGACATTAATTTTGTTCATTAATTAATTGAAAAGAATTAATAATATATAGGCAAATGAAAAAGTTTATTAAATCTCAGTATTGGGACTTGAAATGCGTTAAAAAATGTTAAATTTGCGAAAGGATTATAAAAAAAGAATTTTAAAATTAAAAATACAAAACCGATGAAGAAATTCTACGCTGGTGCATGTACTTTATGCACGCTTCTGGGGCTATCTGCCCAGGAAGTATTGTGGCAGAAAGATATCAAATCTTCTACCCAGGATTTTCTAAGCCAGGTAACCACAACCATTGATCAGCAGTATCTGATAACCGGAAGTTCTATCCATTCTTCAGGATCCGGCCAGATGCCAGCAGCCAATAGCCAAAAGCAAAACAACGGCTATGATTTTCATTTAGTCAAACTCAATCAACAGGGTGAGCAGGTCTGGGAAAAATATTTCTCCGGACAAAACCACGATTATCTTTCCGCTTCCGTTGCTACGCAGGAAGGAGGATTTTTGATTGCAGGAACTTCCTATTCCGGGAAAGGCTTAGATAAAAAAGAAGATTCCAAAGGAGGGTCTGATATCTGGCTGATCAGACTGAATGAATTTGGGGATGAACTTTGGCAGAAAACTTTAGGATCAGCATCTGATGAAGAAACAAGGTCGGTGATTCAGACTACAGATTTTGGATTTTTTGTAGCCGGGAATGTTCAGAATTCAGCTAAAGGCTATGGATCAAAAGATGTTTTGATTGTAAAGCTTGATAAAGATGGCAAAATTGTGTCTGAATCCGTATTTGGAGGAAAAGGACTTGATGAAGTTGAAAAAATAATTCCAACCAGAGATGGCGGAGCCTTGCTAGGTATCTATTCCAGAAGTGGTTTAGGCGGTTCAAAAAAATCTGAAAACTCCGGCGAGGGCGATTACTGGATCATCAAACTTGATAAATCCGGAAAGGTAGAATGGGAAAAGAATTTTGGTGGAAAAGGAGATGACCATTTGAGAACATTGGCTTTAACATCAGCGGGTTATTTAGTTGGTGGTGAATCCAGATCAGAAAGATCAGGAAACAAAACCGTAGGAATTGAAGAAGGAACAGACTTGTGGTTAATTTCACTTAACGAAAGAGGTGAAGAGATCTGGCAGAAGTCTTACACTTTTGGAAATCGTGATATTCTAATGGGAGCAAGTGTACTTCATTCAGCAGATGATAAGTCTTCTAAAGGAATTCTTTTAGGTGGATATACCCAAGCTGAGACAAGGATTGAAGCAGAGGACGAAACATTTTGGATGCTGTATCTGGATCAGGAGGGTAATGAACAGTGGAGAAAACATGTGAAAGGTGAATCCAGAAAACGTGAAGAAAGATTGTCTGATATAAAATTGAACAGAGACGGTTCTATTATCCTTGCCGGAACAAGCGCAGAAGAGCTTGGAAAAGAAAACTGGAAGATTGTGAAACTTGGAGACAGCCAAATCAATAAGCTGATTGAGAAGCAGGATATTAAAATTTATCCGAATCCGGTTTCAGAGTATGCTTATGTGGAAATAGGCTTCGAATTCAAAGAGGCTGATATTTTATTGTATGATATGGGCGGAAGACAGCTTCAGAGCTTGAAGACTAAGAATAAGGTGACGAAAATAAATACCCAGAATTTAGTTCAGGGGGCTTATGTGGTGACGATAAAGACGGATAATAATAAAACCGCAACCGCGAAAATCATTAAGAAATAAAAGATGAAAAATAAAATCTTACTACTGATACTTTTGAATTATGCA containing:
- a CDS encoding T9SS type A sorting domain-containing protein codes for the protein MKKFYAGACTLCTLLGLSAQEVLWQKDIKSSTQDFLSQVTTTIDQQYLITGSSIHSSGSGQMPAANSQKQNNGYDFHLVKLNQQGEQVWEKYFSGQNHDYLSASVATQEGGFLIAGTSYSGKGLDKKEDSKGGSDIWLIRLNEFGDELWQKTLGSASDEETRSVIQTTDFGFFVAGNVQNSAKGYGSKDVLIVKLDKDGKIVSESVFGGKGLDEVEKIIPTRDGGALLGIYSRSGLGGSKKSENSGEGDYWIIKLDKSGKVEWEKNFGGKGDDHLRTLALTSAGYLVGGESRSERSGNKTVGIEEGTDLWLISLNERGEEIWQKSYTFGNRDILMGASVLHSADDKSSKGILLGGYTQAETRIEAEDETFWMLYLDQEGNEQWRKHVKGESRKREERLSDIKLNRDGSIILAGTSAEELGKENWKIVKLGDSQINKLIEKQDIKIYPNPVSEYAYVEIGFEFKEADILLYDMGGRQLQSLKTKNKVTKINTQNLVQGAYVVTIKTDNNKTATAKIIKK